The Vigna radiata var. radiata cultivar VC1973A unplaced genomic scaffold, Vradiata_ver6 scaffold_267, whole genome shotgun sequence genome has a segment encoding these proteins:
- the LOC106755139 gene encoding trans-resveratrol di-O-methyltransferase-like: MESEGEEHASKLLRAQTHVRNYILKFIYSFSLKCAIELSIPDIIHNYGQPMPISQLIASLPLHPSKTSFITRLMKILTHSGFFSEHHATPNQPEVMYLLTDASMLLLKDHPFSMKSVTQIIFNPVMINPYFQFSTWFTNETPSPFHSENGMGFWDFAAREPNFNNLFNELMAIDSRLVSTVVIEKYKRLFEGIESLVDVGGGTGTMVKVIVESFPQVKCIVFDLPHVVAGLEESQNIKYVGGDMLEAIPQADSIMLKWVLHDWKDKECVKILKNCKEAITSEGRVLIIDIVMENKKEDHELTELQFFFDMQMMMLFAGKERYEKEWANLIFSAGFSNYKITPTPGLVSIIEVYP; encoded by the exons ATGGAAAGCGAGGGTGAAGAGCATGCTTCAAAATTGCTTCGAGCTCAAACCCATGTTAGGAATTATATCTTGAAATTCATATACTCTTTTTCTCTTAAGTGTGCTATTGAGTTGAGCATACCAGATATCATACACAACTATGGTCAACCTATGCCGATCTCACAACTCATTGCTTCATTACCACTCCATCCTTCCAAGACTTCCTTTATCACCCGCttgatgaaaattttgactCATTCTGGTTTCTTCTCTGAACACCATGCCACCCCAAATCAGCCTGAAGTTATGTATCTACTAACTGATGCATCTATGTTACTCCTAAAGGACCATCCCTTTAGTATGAAATCTGTGACgcaaataatatttaatccAGTTATGATCAATCCATATTTTCAATTCTCTACCTGGTTCACAAATGAAACCCCTTCACCGTTTCACAGTGAAAATGGTATGGGATTTTGGGATTTTGCTGCACGTGAGCCTAATTTCAATAACCTTTTCAATGAACTCATGGCTATAGACAGTCGATTGGTTTCCACTGTGGTGATTGAGAAGTATAAGAGATTGTTCGAGGGAATAGAATCATTGGTTGATGTTGGAGGAGGAACAGGGACTATGGTTAAGGTCATTGTTGAGTCCTTCCCACAGGTAAAGTGCATTGTATTTGATCTGCCACATGTTGTTGCAGGCTTGGAAGAATCTCAGAACATAAAATATGTCGGAGGAGACATGTTAGAAGCAATTCCTCAGGCCGATTCCATTATGTTGAAG TGGGTATTGCATGACTGGAAGGACAAGGAATGTgtgaaaatactaaaaaattgcAAGGAGGCAATAACTAGCGAAGGAAGGGTTCTTATCATAGACATTGTGATGGAGAATAAGAAGGAAGACCATGAATTAACTGAGCTGCAGTTTTTCTTTGATATGCAAATGATGATGTTGTTCGCCGGAAAAGAAAGATACGAGAAAGAGTGGGCCAACCTCATTTTCTCTGCTGGTTTCAGTAACTACAAGATTACTCCCACTCCGGGATTAGTGTCTATTATTGAGGTTTATCCCTAG
- the LOC106755135 gene encoding thaumatin-like protein 1b, with the protein MKNSQFHLKNQKYPTMTTTSVALFLCFAFFFYVSEGAKVTFTNKCTYTVWPGTLTGDQKPQLSSTGFQLGQGTSFSLDLPSPWSGRFWARTGCSNNNGRFSCATADCASGEVACNGAGAIPPATLVEMTVPPNGGQDFYDVSNVDGFNVPMSVTPQGGSGDCRTSSCPKNINAACPQELQMKGSDGNVIGCKSACLAFKEDKYCCTGANNKPETCPPTNYSQFFEQQCPDAYSYAYDDKNSTFTCSNNPDYVITFCP; encoded by the exons ATGAAAAACTCACAATTTCACCTGAAAAACCAAAAGTATCCAACAATGACAACCACCAGTGTCGCTCTCTTCCTTTGCTTTGCGTTCTTCTTCTACG TGTCTGAAGGAGCAAAGGTTACTTTCACAAACAAGTGCACATACACAGTATGGCCAGGAACCCTAACCGGAGACCAAAAGCCCCAGTTATCATCAACCGGTTTCCAATTGGGCCAAGGAACATCATTCTCTTTGGACCTTCCATCTCCATGGTCGGGTCGGTTCTGGGCCCGAACCGGATGCTCCAACAACAACGGAAGGTTCAGTTGCGCCACAGCAGATTGCGCCTCCGGTGAAGTCGCGTGCAACGGCGCAGGTGCAATCCCACCGGCAACTTTGGTAGAAATGACGGTTCCACCGAACGGAGGACAAGATTTCTACGACGTGAGCAACGTGGACGGGTTCAACGTTCCGATGTCCGTAACCCCACAAGGTGGCAGTGGCGATTGCAGAACCTCGAGTTGCCCGAAGAACATCAACGCTGCGTGCCCTCAAGAGCTTCAAATGAAAGGGTCTGATGGCAACGTGATCGGTTGCAAGAGTGCTTGTTTGGCTTTCAAAGAGGATAAGTATTGTTGCACAGGAGCAAACAACAAGCCTGAGACATGTCCACCAACGAACTACTCTCAATTCTTCGAGCAACAGTGTCCTGATGCTTATTCCTATGCTTACGATGACAAGAACAGCACTTTCACTTGCTCCAACAATCCTGACTATGTGATCACATTTTGCCCTTGA